The Fervidicoccus fontis Kam940 DNA window TAAACTACGATTTCCGCATCGATCCCCATCTTATAGCATATTTCCTTAAGCTTTTCTTCAGTCTGGTTAAGGAGGGATTCCGTTGGGACTAGAATGTATACTTTTTCTCCTTTCTTCAACTGATAAGCGGCATAATGGAGCAAGAGCGTGGTCTTTCCCACTCCAGTAGGAGCGGTAATTGCAAAGCTTTCCCCAAGAAGCAATCTGTGAGCCCATGTTTTCTGGAGGCTCCAGATGTTTTTCCCAGTACTCTCTCTGAACAACTTTTCGAAACTTTCAAGCTCTTCAAATGTATCGCGCATGAGGTGATATGCACTCTGAGGATTATCCGAAAGAGATTTTGAAATAAGCCTTATCTTTTTTTCTAGAGGATATTTTGAAATATCCTCCATATTATCCAGCTTTGAAGAAGGAAGGCAAGAATTGCAAGGCACGCCCAAACTCAACCTATAAGATGAAATCGGCCCTGCGCAGCTTGGACATAGACTTTGAAATACAGCCTTTATCATTAAGCCCAGCACCACTTGCAGAAGATTTATGATCTTAGCATCTAATGATAAATGTAGATAGTTGCTTAGGTTTTTAAGGAGGAGATTAAAGTATTCAAAGAGAGATTTAAAGCTACTTACAAAAGCATAATATAAAAGCTGGTTTTATTATTAAGTGCTTTAAAAAAGAGGTAAAACTTGAAAGCTAAAATTAAATGAAAAATCCAAAATTTATAACAATTAGAAGTTTAGAGACCAACTTTTCTGAACACATAACATTTAACCGGGTCTAAAGCTAATGTAAACACTGCAGAATAGACGAGAGCAAACAGTGAAGCTTTCAAACCAACGGGCTCTATTATTATTCCCAGCGCACCAATTATCGTGAAAATTACCAGCACTGAAGACGTGGATATCAATAGAGCTTTTCCAGGCATAGAGGACCAAAAATGCCTTCTCTCTCTTACTAAGAGGACGTTGAATTGGCTCGAGAATATCACTATCAGTAGTACAAACGACTGAATTTTGCTTATAGAGAAGTGGAAATAATCCCTCGCTATGAATATTCCTAGCATTCCCTCTATGAATAAGAGGATACCTATAACTGAAGACGAAAGCGTTATATTCTTTACATTCCACTTATTTGGGTTTATAGTAGATATTACATTATCAGTTGCTATAGAAATCGTCGTAAAATCATTCGCAAAAAGTATCAGTGCTACTCCGAAAAGAGTAATAATGTCATATTTAAACAATATAAAGCCGACAGTCATCAACATAACGTATTGAAGGACCTTAATTGTTTTATTTATGACCCATGTTAGTGCTCTCTGATAGCTTTGCCTGCTCACCTTTATAGCTTCTACAATTCCCTTTAAACCCGGCTCTAGAAGAACAAGGCTTGCAGCTGCCTTAGCTGCATCCGATGCGTTGCTTACAGCGATGCCCACCTCTGCCTGCTTCAGCGCAGGTGCATCATTAACGCCATCTCCCGTCATTCCCACAATGTGACCGTTTTCCTGCAGTGTTTTTACTATAGTATATTTGTCCTCAGGATATACCTCTGCAAATCCATCAGCTTCTTCAATTATTTTCTTCATCTCATCTTCATTCTTCCCCTTAATTTCGCCCATGGAAAAGATCTTATCTCCTATGCCCACCTCCTTAGCAATTTGCTTTGCAATAAGCACACTGTCTCCAGTTATCATTTTTGGTCTTATTTGAAGGCTTTTAAGTTCCTCAATCAGTTTCATGGAATCCGGTCTGGGAGGATCAGCTAAAGCCATAATTCCTAAAGGCTCATATTTTCCATCGGAACTTTCATCTTTTCGTGCTACCAGAAGGGTCCTATATCCCTTTTCTGACATCTCCCTGATTTTTTCTTCTATTTCTTTGGAGCCATTTTCATAACCACACAGTTGAAGTATAACTTGTGGTGCTCCTTTTGTAAACCTGACTTCTCTCCCATCGATTTTCGCAATAGCTTCTGCCCTTTTCAAAGCAGGATCGAAAGGTATGAATTTCACAACTGTGTAATTGTTCCTGCTGATACCTTTCTTTTGAGCGTAATCAATGACAGTCTGATCGATTGCATCTCCTCCTTCTTCACTTGAAGCGATGAGAGCTGCTTCTAGAACTTCTTTCTCGCTATGACCCTTGAATGGAACTACATCAACTACTGAGAGCTTGTTCATTGTAATTGTTCCGGTCTTGTCTAGGGCTATCACATCCACTGAAGCTGCATCTTCAACTGTATCAAGTCTAGTGACTAAAACGTTTTCTGATGCTAGCCTCATAGCTCCTACTGCCTGAATTATAGTCATGACCGCTGGCAACGCAACTGGCACGCATGCCATAAGTACTCCAACATCAAAAGTCAATATAGATATAATATCATTTTTGACATGAGCTATAATTGCGTAGGCAGTAGCTATTGCCATAGCTATAACTCCAAATATCATCATAGCTTTTGTAACAGAGAGTAAAACTTCCTGCTGGTGAGATTTGGGGTGAGCGATTTTTACAAGCTCGACAGTTTTTCCAAAATACGTATTCTTTCCAGTATTCACTACAACACATACGGCTTTTCCCCTTTTTATCAACGAACTGGAAAAAATTATTCCTCCAGCGGAAACCTCAACAGGCAACGATTCACCAGTTAAAGCTGACTGATCTACTGAGAGCTCTCCTTCAATTACTTTGCAATCAGCAGGCACAACATCCCCCAAACCCACTACTATTATATCTCCCGGGACTATTTCACTCGCATCAATTTCTTTCCAACTACCATCCCTCAGTACCTTAGACTTTATCTTTAACTTGGATTTTAAAAGTTCAACTGCCCTTCTACTATTTACCGAGTGCCTATATCCTATTACTGCATTTACAACTAGGAGAGCCGCTATTATTGCCGCTTCCAAATAGTGCTCTATTAATATTGATAGAACAATTGCTATTTCAAGAAGCCAAGGCATTGGACCATAAAACTTCTTCAAGAATTCTACTATTGGATTTTCTCTCTTTTCCTCAATCGAGTTTCTCCCGTAGATTTTCAGCCTGTTCTTAGCTTCTTCCTCGCTTAAACCATTCCTGCTTGTCTTTAATTCTTCTAGCACCTTTTCAATATCCATTTCCTTGTAAGCGATTGTTTTCAAAAAAGCACACCCCTTGTATAGTTGTTAGCAATCTTTAAATTCATTTTCTTTTAGAAATACGCCAAAATAATATTTTTATTATCTGTTTTATTATCTGTAGGTCGACCTCTTACTCGCTTTTTCAAAACGAGGCTACCAGTTTTAAAAATCTTCTGGCCTCCAAACTGAAAAATTCTATGTATTAAATTCTTCAAGAAAAGCAAATATATCCTTTAAAAGGTTTGAAGCTAAACTCAACCTTTATGTTGAGAAGAAATTCGGATAGGTTCTTTTAGATGGAGAAGCATAACAGCACCATGTAACATCACATAATACTTACAATGCTTGAAAACTTTCTTAAAAATGAGGTAAATTTCTGCGCTTGATGGAAGTCTAATGTATGTCTTCTTCAGGATTCTGTAAAGTTCAAAGCCATTTTTTCCCATGAGAATCGTTCCAGCAAAAATTGGGAATATTGACATGTAAATTTTCTCCATAAAGTTAGCAATGATCCTTTTTTCATAGGGCTTATTCAAATCTAATATAAATAATTGACCGCTTCTCTTCAGAGTTCTGCTTAGTTCGAGAGCTACAGAAAGATAATTTATTGCGTCTCTATATGCAAAAGATGAAACTTCCAAGTCAAAAGTATCTTCTCTAAAAGGAAGGTGCTCGAAAACCCCCCTTACAAAGTCTACATTATCTAAATCAATGAAGTTCTTTCTAGATGTGTTGATCATCTCCGGCAAAGGATCTAGTCCAATGCAGTAATGCTCCTTTCCGCTTTTTTTCAAGATATATACAAGAGAAGTCCCTGGTCCTGTGCCTGCATCCAATATTCTTAGCGCTTTTCCGTCTTCAATGTTTTCAAAAACGAATTGAAAAAACTTCTCTCTTACGTACTTAAGAGTGAATAGGCTCATTATGTTGTTTGCCTTCTCATATACTCCAACTATTTCACTTAGAGATAAAATTATCTCCTTCCAAAAAGCATTATCATTTTCTGAATTGATTGGCGTTTTCACTCCCACCATTCTTATTTTCTTGTAACTAAGTACTTTGTTTCGCTTCCCTTATCCATTAGCTGTATCCCGATATTCCCAAGCTCACTTCTTATTTTGTCCGCTAGCTCATAGTTGCCTTTTTCT harbors:
- a CDS encoding class I SAM-dependent methyltransferase, with translation MVGVKTPINSENDNAFWKEIILSLSEIVGVYEKANNIMSLFTLKYVREKFFQFVFENIEDGKALRILDAGTGPGTSLVYILKKSGKEHYCIGLDPLPEMINTSRKNFIDLDNVDFVRGVFEHLPFREDTFDLEVSSFAYRDAINYLSVALELSRTLKRSGQLFILDLNKPYEKRIIANFMEKIYMSIFPIFAGTILMGKNGFELYRILKKTYIRLPSSAEIYLIFKKVFKHCKYYVMLHGAVMLLHLKEPIRISSQHKG
- a CDS encoding plasma-membrane proton-efflux P-type ATPase produces the protein MKTIAYKEMDIEKVLEELKTSRNGLSEEEAKNRLKIYGRNSIEEKRENPIVEFLKKFYGPMPWLLEIAIVLSILIEHYLEAAIIAALLVVNAVIGYRHSVNSRRAVELLKSKLKIKSKVLRDGSWKEIDASEIVPGDIIVVGLGDVVPADCKVIEGELSVDQSALTGESLPVEVSAGGIIFSSSLIKRGKAVCVVVNTGKNTYFGKTVELVKIAHPKSHQQEVLLSVTKAMMIFGVIAMAIATAYAIIAHVKNDIISILTFDVGVLMACVPVALPAVMTIIQAVGAMRLASENVLVTRLDTVEDAASVDVIALDKTGTITMNKLSVVDVVPFKGHSEKEVLEAALIASSEEGGDAIDQTVIDYAQKKGISRNNYTVVKFIPFDPALKRAEAIAKIDGREVRFTKGAPQVILQLCGYENGSKEIEEKIREMSEKGYRTLLVARKDESSDGKYEPLGIMALADPPRPDSMKLIEELKSLQIRPKMITGDSVLIAKQIAKEVGIGDKIFSMGEIKGKNEDEMKKIIEEADGFAEVYPEDKYTIVKTLQENGHIVGMTGDGVNDAPALKQAEVGIAVSNASDAAKAAASLVLLEPGLKGIVEAIKVSRQSYQRALTWVINKTIKVLQYVMLMTVGFILFKYDIITLFGVALILFANDFTTISIATDNVISTINPNKWNVKNITLSSSVIGILLFIEGMLGIFIARDYFHFSISKIQSFVLLIVIFSSQFNVLLVRERRHFWSSMPGKALLISTSSVLVIFTIIGALGIIIEPVGLKASLFALVYSAVFTLALDPVKCYVFRKVGL